The DNA segment AAGTTAACCCCATAGGTATTATAATTTTCTTCTTCCAATGTCTTATGAATAGACTCTTTCACATAATCACAAGCAAGGGTCATAGCTTTTAACAATGATAAACCTTGTATAAGTCCACCACTGAAAGTACTTGCCCAAATATCACCAGTACCATGGAAATGTCTCGGTTCTTCTTGATTGAAGTAACTCGTGAAGGTATCACTATCTTTTTCATATGCATAAGCACCAATAGAGCCATGTTCAAATTGAATACCTGTAAGAATAGCAGTAGGACAACCAAGGTCGGTTAGTTTACGCAAAACATCTTGAATATAAGCTTCATCATATTTTTCTTGATAAGGAATGTCTAATAAGAAGGATGCTTCCGTAAGATTGGGGACAATTATATCTGCAACAGCGCATAATTCACCCATTTTATGAGCAAATGGAACATCAAATCCGGGGTATAATTCACCATTATCTGCCATGCATGGATCGACAACCTTTAAAGCATTTTTGCCGAATTGATTAAATAAATTTTGTGCTAACTCAATCTGATCAAAGGACCCTAAGTATCCAGTGTATACTCCATTAAATGAAAAGCCTTCTTTTTGCCAATGGGCAAGAATCGGTTCAACTTCTCTTGTTAAATCATGAAAGGTGAATTCTGAAAACATGGTATGAGTAGATAATACAGCAGTAGGGATAACAGCTGTTTCAATACCTATTGCCGAAAGAATTGGTAAAGCAACCGTTAATGAACACTTTCCTACACAGGAAACATCCTGCATTGTAATAATTTTTTTCATATAAACTATTCTCCAATACCATCATTATAATGGTTTTGTATGAAAATACCATTGCATGATAGTATTCTTATACAGAATTAGTTGTGTTGAGAGAGATAAGTTAGAATGAAAGTAACAAAAGAAAGTTATCATTAGGGAAAAATAGGGCATATGAAAAAGCATGAAATATCGATTATTGATATGAACTAATCCTATTTCTACCATTGGAAATTTTTAGAAGATATTCTAAATGAGGAAAGGACACAACGAAATAGAAAATCCTTTGTGCAACAAAGAATTAAGAGAAATGAAACTATTTATCTAATTATAAGTGTATTATTATAAGAGCGATGATGAGTAAAAAAGAGAATTTCAGTTATATGAAGTTATTTTTTGAAATGATGCTAATCAGTGCATTTACTTTTGGGGGTGGATTTGTCATCATCAGCATGATGAAAAAGAAATTTTGTGAAGAATTGCACTGGGTTGGGGAAGATGAGGTGCTGGACATGACCGCAATTGCTCAATCTGCGCCAGGAGCTCTTGCTGTTAATAGTGCGATTATTTTTGGGTATCATGTTGCCGGAATTACGGGTGTTTTGTTATCTACTCTTGCGATAATTATTCCGCCAATAGTTATCATTACAATTGTTTGTATGATATATGAGGCATTTTCTACTAATGCGGTAGCACAAACAGCTTTACGTGTTATGCGTGCAGGTATAACAGCAATAATTATAGATGTTGTTATTGATCTTGGAAGTTTAGTGATTCATGCAAGGAATAGAATTCATATTTTTTTGATGTCGGTTGCATTTATAGCAGTCTATTTCTTTAGTATTGGTACCATTACAATTATTTTATTATTTATTATTTTGGGTATTGCAATGAATTTCTTAAAAGGGGAGATATCATGATATTTATTGAAATGTTTCTAACCTATTTTCAAATTGGCTTGTTTTCATTTGGTGGTGGTTATGCTGCAATGCCACTTATTCAGTCTCTTGTGGTCGAAGGCAAGAAGTGGTTAACTTTTTCGGAATATTCGGATTTAGTAACAATCGCAGAAATGACACCGGGACCTATAGCTGTTAATAGCGCAACATTTGTTGGGCAGAAGATAGCCGGCATGCCCGGAGCGATTGTCTGTACACTGGGTTGTATTACACCATCTTTGCTTATTGTCCTATTGCTGGCATGGGCATACAAAAAATATCGTGGATTATCAATTGTTCGGAATATCTTAGAAGAAGTACGATTGGCAGTAATTGCAATGATTGCTGGAGTGGGTATAACTATTTTATTGTTATCCTGTTTTAAAATTCATTCACTTTGGCAGATAACTAATGCAGATATACAGTGGGTAGAACTAGTCTTATTTGTGGTGTCACTTATCTTGTTGCGTAAAAAGAAAGTTGGTCCAGTACAAATTATTTTTGGGACAGCAGTAATTGGAACATTTGTTTACACAATGATTTTATAAATAATTCACTTTAAGAAGGTTGCCATTACCTCGTGTTATAAGGCTAGCTTTTTTATAATGGAACGGATGATAAGTTGTATTCTTAAAATTCAAGAAAAAAGCATTTGTTCATTGAATAAAAAAAGTAAAAGGAATAATTCCAGTGCATCGAAGATAAGAAAACAGATAGATTGATTTTTAAAACCCCCAAAAAGCAATTTATCTCTGAAAATAATCTATAGTTTAACCAGTTGAAAATCACTTATCATGATTTCTACGGAATTGATTCGGTGAAACACCATTCTTGTCTTTAAAATACTTGTACAGGATATTAAGATTAGAAAAACCAGTATTCTCAGCAATTTTTTCAATCGTTAAGGAACTGTTCAGAAGATATTTTTCAACCTCTAAAATTTTATTATCAATTTGAATTTCTTTAAATGTTTTGCCATAGTTCTTCTTTAATAAGTTAGACAAATATTTTTCATGATAGCCAAATAGCTTAGCCACTTGTGTTAAAGTAGCTGTTTTGTAGTTATTGTTCAAATAATTAACGATATTAAAAACATGATTAGATTTTTGATCGGAAAAATGAACCGTTGAAGTCAAATAATCGTTTTTAGGATTGAACAATTCAAGTAAGATGATAGAAAAATAGTTTTGAATAGAATACAACTTATAAGGATTATCTTCATAGTATTCAATTAATAAATATTGAAATAAGTGTCTAATTTTTGGATTTTTAGCAGTCTTAAAAATAATGTAGTTATCATGACTTTCATTGGAGTAAAGAGCCTTGTTCATAAAAGTAGATAAAGTATTGTTCGTATTGACCGTTAAAAGTGATTTGAAATAATCATTGGACATAACAATATTGATGATAATATCTTTGAATTTCGGTTTCATCTTAGCTCTTACAACCTGTGTATCAAAGAAACAAATATCTCCTTCTTCAAGAATAATTTCTTTATCTTCAATAAAATACGCACATTTACCTGAATAAATATAATTCACATTCAAATTGGTAAAGATATGAAAAGGCATAAAATTATAACGAGAATCCTTACGAATGAATAAAGGTGAATTTTCTAATTGCCTTGTTGTAACCTCAATCACTTCTTTTCCTTTAATAAACTTTCTTTTTGAATAGCCCAGTTCATACTTTTTGGAATAACTACCAGCATGACTAAGGTAATACAATTCATTTTCAGTATGTGTAAATAGTTTTTTTTCTAAGTTTTTAATTTCTTGATCCATAAAAATATTATATCTTACTTTTTGATAAGAAATACCTTTCTTTCTGGAATTTAGATGAGGATATTTATGAGGTAGAATAAAATTGTTAAGGGATAAAGGAGGAACATACTATGGGGAAAGATTATTCTGCATTGGCTGCTGACATTGTTAAGCATGTTGGTGGAAAAGAGAATGTTATTGATTTAAGACATTGTGTTACTCGCCTTCGCTTCAAACTAAAAGATGAATCGAAAGCAGATACAGAGTATCTTAAAAAACGTGAGGGTATTGTTACGGTTGTACAAGCGAGTGGTCAATACCAAGTGGTGATTGGTAATCATGTTCCGGATGTTTATGCTGCTGTCGTAAAAGAAGGCATTACGGTTGGTAGAGAAGTAGAGGAAGAAGAATTCGTTGTCACAAAAGGAAATATTTTCAACCGATTAATTGATGTGATTTCGGGTATTTTCCAACCAGTATTAGGGGCTATGGCCGCCGCCGGTATTATCAAGGGTGTTGTTGCACTGTTGAAAGCAGTGTGGGCTATTACTCCACAAAATTCAATCTTGGCTTTATTGTTAAACGCCGCCGGGGATGGATTGTATCAATTTTTACCGATTATTTTGGCTATTACAGCCGCAAGAAAATTCAAAATGTCTGAATTTACCGCTACAGCTATTGGAGCGGCATTAGTATATCCCGCTTTACCAGCCGGTGTTGCCGCTTTGAAAAAGGTAGGAATAACAACGATATTTGGTATTCCATTTAGCTTACCGACAGCCGGTAATTACTTATCTACCGTTGTGCCAATTATCTTAGCTATTTGGTTTGCGTCACATATTGAAAGAATTGTAAAGAAACATTCACCGGACTTCATCAAGATGTTTCTAGCACCATTCGTAACAATCATTTTAACAGTTCCACTATCATTTATGATTATTGGACCGGTTGCTAATATCCTTTCCGATCTTCTTTCGCAAGGATTCACGAGTATTTTATCTTTCAGTCCAATTTTATATGGCTTCGTAATGGCCGGCATGTGGCAAATCTTGGTTATGTTTGGCTTACACTGGGCAATTGTTCCTTTAGGAATTTTGCAGTTCTCGCAAAATGGATGGGCGACAATTTTAGTTCCTAACGCTATTGTTGCCTTTACACAAACAGGCGTGCTTTTAGCTATCCTTATGAAGACAAAAGAATCTAAGGTGAAATCACTTGGTTGGCCAGCGCTTATTTCCTCTGTGTTTGGTATCACAGAACCATCGATTTATGGTATTACCTTACCAATGAAAACACCATTTATTATCTCATGTATTGTATCCGCTATCTTAGGTGGTGTGTTGCAAATCTTTAATTTAAAAAACTATGCCATGGGAGCTTTGGGTGTCTTCGCAATCCCGGGTTATATCAGTCCAACCGAAGGTTTAACACCGATGTTTATTTTGATTGCCATGCAGATTGTAGCTGTACTTGTTTCTTTTGCGGTTCAAATGGTGATTCCAATTCCTATTTTATATGGAGAAGATAAGAAACAAAATAATGTTGAAAAGAATGAAACTGAACAAAAAGATATGGAAACAGTAAAAGGAGAAGTATTCACAAGTCCTATGATGGGAACTATGGTTCGTTTAAAGGATGTTCCGGATGAAGTGTTTGCGTCAGGCTCTATGGGAAAAGGCGTTGCGATTAATCCAAGTGATGGTACAGTCGTTGCTCCAATTGATGCAGAAATTACTGTTGTATTCCCAACCGGTCATGCGATTGGCATGCGCACAAAAGGAGGTGCTGAAGTCTTGATTCATATAGGTATGGATACAGTATCTTTGGCAGGTAAAGGCTTTAAACCATTTGTGTCTGTTGGTGATAAAGTAAAAGCAGGAGATAAGCTTCTTGAGTTTAACTTAGACATCATTCGTGAAGCAAAACGACCAGTAATTTCACCAATCATCGTCACAAATTCAGCTGAATTCAGTGATGTGGAAGTAACAGATGCAGGAAATATTCAAATCAATGATTTCCTATTTAAAACAATCAAGTAAGGAATTCTTTCCTTATAGCAAATAAAAAGGGAGGTAAAATCATGAAAAACAATTTTCCAAAAGGGTTTTTATGGGGTGGTGCCATTGCGGCAACCCAAGCCGAAGGGGCGTATGATGTTGGGGGTAGAGGTTTAATCAAGTTAGATGTTACGACCGGTGGATCAAAGGAGCACCCACGTATTACGACTTATATTGATAAAGATGGTAAACCGGGCGAGGCCTCTGGTCATGGTCATCATGCTATGATTCCGGAAGGTGCCAAATACGCTATTTTAGACGGCTATTATTATCCAAATCACGATGGCGTTAATTTTTACTATCGTTATAAAGAAGACATTAAGTTATTTGCAGAAATGGGCTATTCTATTTTCAGACTATCTATTTCTTGGAGCCGTATTTTCCCAAATGGTGATGAATTAGAACCAAACCAAGAAGGCTTAAACTTCTATCGCCAAGTGTTTGAAGAATGCCACAAATATGGCATTGAACCATTGGTTTCTATTTGGCATTTTGATACACCGCTTGCCTTAGAAGTGAACTATGGTGGTTGGAATAACCGTAAGCTAATTGAATTCTATGAACGCTTTGCAAGAGTTATTTTCACTGAATACAAAGGTCTTGTTAAGTATTGGCTAACTTTTAATGAAATCAATAATACCGTAATGATGCTAGATATGTTTGGTGGTAAAGCAACGAAAGAAATGTATCAACAAGGGTATCAACAACTGCATTATCAATTCGTAGCAAGTGCTCGTGCTGTACAAGTTGGTCATGAAATTGATCCCGAAAATAAGATTGGTTGTATGATTTGCGGAATTACCTTCTATCCGGCAACTTGTGATCCTAACGACATTTTGGCGAATGAACATAAGTGGCAACAAGGCATTTATTATTGTGGTGATGTTCAAGTAAAAGGTGAATATCCAAGCTATGCAAAATGTCTATGGAATTTACATGATGTGAAGTTGGATATAACTGAGCAAGATTTGCAAGAATTAAAGAAGGGTTGTGTGGATATGTACACATTCTCTTACTATATGTCCAACAATGTAACAACCCATGCGGTAAGTGAAGAGGATAAGGTAAAGGGAAATTTTTCAACAGGTGCTCGTAATGAGTATTTGGAATATTCTGATTGGGGTTGGGCACAGGATCCAAAGGGTTTAACTTACTATCTTGAGAAGATTTACGATCGTTATCGTGTACCTTTGATGGTGGTTGAAAATGGTTTAGGTGCTTTGGATAAGGTAGAAGCAGATGGTAGTATTCATGATGATTATCGTATTGATTATCATCGTAATCATATCAAAGCTATGGCGGAAGCTATTGCTAATGGGGTTGATTTGATTGCTTATACAACTTGGGGCTGTATTGATATTGTTTCAGCGGGTACAGGTGAAATGCGTAAACGCTATGGTTTTATCTACGTAGATAAAGATGATGAAGGCAAGGGAACATTTAATCGTACACCAAAGGACTCTTTCTATTGGTATAAAAAAGTAATTGCTTCGAATGGTGATGATTTGGATTAGTTGTTATTGCACTAGAAAAGCGATTGAGAAAACATATTTCTCAGTCGTTTTTCGTTGTAAAATAAAAACGCTCTTTAAAAGAAGAGCGAGCAAGGGCGATTGAAATGGATACCTATTGTATACCACCAAATAAGAAAAGCCCTTAAAACAAGGACTTTTAAACCATATAGGCGATTGACGAGACTCGAACTCGCGAGTGCTGGAGCCACAATCCAGTGTGTTAACCAACTTCACCACAACCGCCATGTGCCTGAACATTCTAGCATATAGAAAGGATGAGTTCAATATGCAAGATATAAAATTTTTATATTCCATTGCGAATGAGCTTTATACTGTAAAGGTTCGTTTTAAAAACATTCGTCATTTGTACTTAAGAGTCATTGGCAATCACGTCATTCAGATTAGTTGCAATCGTTTTGTTGAAAAAGAAAAAATACTTCGTTTTATTCAATCAAAGGAACTGTGGATACGTCAACATTCAAAACCACTCTCTAAAATAAAAGGAGTGAGCATTCAAGATGGATACTTAATTGTCTTTGGTCAAAAGAAAGCCATCACTTTAAAAAGAGGAGATAGACACAATATTGTTCCAATTAAGGATGATTATATTATTACACTTCCGGAATTTACACAAAAAGAATTCGAGAAAGTGGTACAAGCATTTTATCGTTTTTATATGCTTAATGAAGCAATGGCTATGCGAAATAAATACGATGAAAAAATTAAAGCGACTGGTATGGATAAACTTCCACATATCTATGTCAGCAAAATGAAATCGCGCTGGGGCTCTTTCTCAGTTAGAACCAATCGTATTCATTTAAATCAACAACTCATCTTTTATCCTAAGAGGGCATTAGAAGCTGTCTTGGCTCATGAATATGCCCATATTTTAGTTCCTAATCATAGTCTTTCTTTTTATCAAGTGTTATTAAAATGGTTACCTGACTATAAAGAATACACCAAACTATTAAAAGAAGAACCATACGATTTCGAAGGAAATGACATTCTTTGAAAGTGCTTTCATAATTTTTAATAAATTTAACATAAGAACAAAGTAAAAGCTATTGAGTTGTGCTAAAAGATTGTTACAATGAGACTAGAAGAAAGTCAAAGCGAGGTGATCATTATGAAAAGGGTCGTTCAAATACAATTCGTTTTCATTGAACCATCCGATAGGGTTGTCTTGGTCTTTGGCGTGGATAATGGTGTAGGTTTTAAAGTGGACTGATTTTGATTGGTCCACTTTTTCTATACTTGTTTGAGACAAGGAGGTAAAGAAAATGGATCAGACAAACCTGGAATTCTTCGAAGCTGCCGCAAATGGTGATTTCGCAAAAGTATGTAGTACAGTTGCTAAAGGGGCTGATGTGAATGTGGTCAATGGCGAAGGTAGAACAGCTTTAATGAGAAGTGCAAAACGTGGCTACGAAGACATCGTTCGTTTCTTAATCGACCATGGTGCAAAGGTGGATGCGCGTGATAAGAATAATAAGACAGCCATCATGGGAGCGGCTAAGAAGGGACATTTAGAAATTGTTCGTATGCTGGAGCATGCCGGAGCAGATGTGAATGCGCGTGATAATAAAGGTCGTAGTGCACTGGCAAGAGCTGCTTTATTGGGAGAATTAGAAGCCGTAGAATATTTAATTTCAAAGGGAGCTGATGTGAATTCACAAGATGAAAAGGGAAGAACTGCTTTAATGGAAGCTGTCAATTCCTACAGTATGGATGTTGTAGAAGTCTTGGTGAAACATGGAGCGAATGTGAATCAAGCTGACTTTGAAGGTTGCACCGCTTTAATGAGAGCGGCTTATACAGGCATTCCAAGTTTAGTACAAACTTTATTGCACTTAGGGGCTGATCGTAATGTTATGGATCACCATGGTAAATTAGCCATTCATTATGTTCGTAAAGAATGCTTTGAAGATTTGAAAGGCGTTTTGGCGTGAGGTGGTTTCTATGCAATTAAGAGATTATAAAGCAAATGAGGTTCGTAATGTTGTCGTACTTGGTCATTCTGGAGCTGGTAAGTCTTCTTTAATGGAAGCGGCTTTGTATTACACCAAAGGAATTGAGAAATATGGTAAAAACCAAGACGGTACCAGTGCCTTAAATTACGATGCCGAGGAAGGCAAAAGAGGTGTATCGGTGTATTGTCATGTGGCACCGATTCTTTGGAAAGATATGAAAATCAATCTATTGGATACACCGGGTTATTTAGATTATCAAGGTGAAGAAGTCACGGGTTTAAGAGTGGGTGATAATGCTTTGATTGTTGTGGATGCGAAAGAATCTTTGAAATCAGGTACGATTCGTGCTTGGAAAGAAGCGGTTCTCAGACAACAGCTTCCAACCATTTTCTTCATCAATAAATTAGATGATGAACAAGCGGATTTTCAAACACGCTATGAAGAATTAAGAGAGAAATTTGGTAAGTCTGTCATCTTATTTGAAAGACCAATTATTGAAAATCGTAAGGTGTTAGGATCGGTTAATATTCTTCGTAAAAAAGCTTGGTATTATGATCATCCTGATAAGCCGGAAGAAGTGCCGGCTAATCTAAAAGAAGAAATTGATGCTTATTACAATGAAATTAGTGAAGTCATTGCAATGGGTGATGATGAATTGATGGAAAAGTTCTTCTCGGGTGAGGCCTTTGATGAGCATGAATTAGCAAAAGGCTTGCGTTTGGGTGTTCGCTCGGGTGAAATTCATCCGGTTTATTGTGGTAGTGCTGATCAACAAACCGGTATTGAGCGTTTGTTGGATTTAATTCATGAATACTTCCCAAGCTATGCAGAGAAAGGAAGTATAGAAGCAGAAGATTTAAAAGGTAATCCGGTTTTATTGGAAACCAATGAACAAGAAGCTCTTAGTGCCTTTATTTTTAAGACAATCGTGGATCCATATGTTGGTAAGATTTCTTACTTGAAAGTGATGAGTGGTGTCTTAAATAGTGATTCGCAAGTTTACAATCCAAAGAAAGATACAACTGAAAAGGTATCGCAGGTTTATGTTTTAAATGGCAAATACCAGATTGGTGTAGGTAAATTATTTACCGGTGATATTGGAGCGGTTGTTAAGCTACAAAAAAGTGAAACAGGGGATACCCTGGGAACTCGTGCTAAAGAAGTGGTTTATCCGGAAATTGATTATCCAAAACCAATGTTGGGCTATGCGATTCATCCTGTTTCCAAAGCCGATGAAGATAAGATGTCAGTTGGCATTCATAATTTAATGTTGGAAGATAAGACCATTCATTTTATGAATAATGAAGAAACGCATGAACAAGTGTTATACGGGTTGGGAGATCAACATATTGATTTAATTCTAAGTAAGCTAAAATCTAAATATAAAGTTCAGGTAACAACGTCAGTTCCAATCATTCAATATCGTGAAACCATTACACAAACGGCACAGGCACAAGGTCGTTATAAGAAACAAAATGGTGGTGCTGGTCAATTTGGTGATGTTTGGGTACGCTTTGAACCATGCGATAGTGAGGAAATGGTCTTTGCAGAAGAGGTCTTTGGTGGAGCTGTTCCAAAACAATTCTTTGCGCCGACAGAAACAGGCTTGCGTGAAGCGATGAAGAAGGGTCCTTTGGCCGGCTATAAAGTGGTCGGTATTAAAGCTACCCTATACGATGGTTCTTACCACCCGGTGGATTCAAAAGAAAATGCCTTCAAAGAGGCGGCACGTTTAGCTGTTCAAGCCGGTTTACCAAAAGCAAAGCCGGTCTTATTAGAACCAATCGGTAAAGTGACAGTTATGGCACCGGAGGAATACACGGGTACGATTATGGGTGATGTTACGAAGAGACGTGGTGTGATTACCGATGTGAGTGCTAATGAAACGGGTGAACAGATTATTCAAGCCGAAGTTCCGATGGCAGAAATGTTAACATACGCGACAGAGTTAAGGTCGATGAGTCAAGGCGTTGGTACCTATGTCTTAGAGTTTGACCGTTATGAACCTGCTCCTCGTGACGTATCAGAAAAAGTTATCGCAACTAGAAAAGAAGCACAGCAATAAAGGAAATCGAAAAGATTTCCTTTTTTAAAGGGGATTTTTCATTTTGGCGGGAAAGAAATAGATGAGGCAAGAAAAGCCGAGGAGGAATACTATGTGTGATACCAATGCGGTAGAAATCAGTGGCACCATTGCGGAAGAACCTGTTTATCGAACCACGAAGAACAATCAAGGAATGTCTACTTTTTGCATTAAAGTGCAAAGACAAGAGCCTTCCAAAGCTAAAGACTTTTTAAATGTGGTTGCTTGGGGTGAACAAGCTAATCTAGTTCGTGAATCATATCATGAAGGTGAACGAATTGGGGTAAAGGGTCATCTGCGTAAGCAATACTACATAGGTCAAGATGGAACGAAACGTTATAATCTGCAAATTGTAGCAGAAGATATCTATCAACCAAAAAGTTAGAAAAAGTGCGGTGTCATCCGCATTTTTTATGCCATAATAGTAACCATGGATGCCTTTTCAACTTTTCAATGGATTTTAGAAATGCTCGGAACAATTACGTTTGCGATATCCGGTTCCATCATCGGTATACGGTCAAAATTGGATTTATTCGGTGTATCGATGTTGGCAGTGATTACCGCTACTTGCGGGGGATTGATTCGTGATGTCATACTGGGTATTTTTCCACCGGTTTCTTTACAAAATCCAAGTTATATATTGTTATCAATTGCAGTTGGGATTATTACTTTTTGTGTGGTTTACTTTCGTATGGAAGAGAAAATATCGGGACGTAAAAATGCGCGGATTGTCTTATTGTGGATGGATTCCATTGGTTTGGGTGTTTTTACAGTTGTTGGGATTGCCCAAGCTTATCGCTTGTACCCCCAAAGAAGCAATTCTTTGTTTGTACTAGCCGGTGTTTTGACTGGTGTTGGTGGAGGATTGATTCGTGATGTGATTGTGAATGATTTGCCACAAATCTTTCGGAAAGACATTTATGCGAGTGCTTCGATTGTCGGAGCCTTGGTGTGTACTTTGTTAATTCGTATGCAAGTTTCCATGAGTGTTTGGATGTTATTTGGTACAATATTGATAACGATTATACGCTTAGTAGCGGTGTATCGGAAATGGGAGCTACCGAAGCTTAAATAAAGGAGAAAAAAATGAATGAAGAAAACAAACAAGTCCTCTATCATCCGGTAAAGTTGTCAGTAAAAGCTGAACAATTGGAAAATCAATGGGCTAAGGTATTAGTTACCAATAAATTTGAAAGTAAAATTTTAGATACTTATTATGAAAACGGAAACTATGTGGCTCGTTTTCTGCCTCGATATGAAGGTCGTTACAACTATGTTTTCCAAAGCAATTTTGGTTTAAAGGAACATGGCACAATTGATGTGGAAAAAGGACATTTCCATGGTCAAGTTATGGTGAAAGATGGTCAATTTGTTTATCAAGATGGTAGTTATTTCTATCCTTTTGGTAGTGTTGTAATGGATTTATTACAGTATGAGGAAGAAGAATTTAGAGCATGTGTGCATGAATTGGTTGAAAATGCTGTGAACTTAGTTTCTTTTTCTATCCTAGCTGACAAACAAGAAACCTTGGATGATGCGTATTGGAGCTATTTATCAGATGTAATAGCTTATCTTGAAGATAAACAAATTCAAGCTGAGCTTGTTTTATTGACGGAAGATAGCCCAAGCATTTCTCGTTTGGATTGGTTAAAGATTGCTTTAAATCGTTTGTCGGTGTTTACAAATGTTTGGTGGAACTTAGGCAATCCAAATGAAGCGATTGTATGGACAAATAATGATTTCAATCTTCTAGCAAAAGAAATTGTTTCAAAGGATCAAGACCATCGTCTTTTCAGTGTTATTTCAAATGAAATAATGGATGTTGAAAACTCTTCCTTTACACACATCGAATGGGATGCAAGCGATAATTATGCTAAAGAAATAGAAATGATGAAGTCTTACCATAAACCACTCATCGTTCGTTCTTATGGTCATGAGGGTGGTGATATGGAAGCAATTATGGCGCAAGAAGTTAGTCGCCGTATGTGGGATATTATTTTAAGAGGAGCTTCTATTTTTGCCGATGGATTAACTTTGAAGCGCATGCCTCTATTAGCAATTTTCTTTGAACAAATGAAGCCGGTCGTTGCTTCAAAAGTATTAAAGGATACCTTAGTTCTAAAAGAAGAGGAGACAACATTAAAGCCAACGATGTCCTTACGCTACTTTGGGTACCATACACCAGCTAAAGTGAAATTGGATTTCGATAAGGAAGAAAGCTATCAGGTAGAAGTAATGGATACTTGGAACTTGGCTTTTAGTGAAGCTTCTTATCATGGACAAGATGAGGTTGTTTTGCCGGAAGAACCTTACATGGCACTATTTATACAAAAAAATAAAGGGATTTCTTTACTGAAAGAAGCCTATGGTGTAGAAGATGAAATGGAAGAAGAACCAATTCAAGAAGAAGTGGTAGTGGAGGATTACCAAACAGAACAAGAAGAACTTCCATCTTTCGCAAATGATTTTGATTTTGAATTACCGGATGGACCGGTTGAAAGAGATTTAATTGATGAATTGAAAGATTCTTTTTCCTTGTCTACATTGGATGAAGGTGAAACGGAATCATTTTCTTTAACCGATTCTTTAC comes from the Bulleidia sp. zg-1006 genome and includes:
- a CDS encoding pyridoxamine kinase translates to MKKIITMQDVSCVGKCSLTVALPILSAIGIETAVIPTAVLSTHTMFSEFTFHDLTREVEPILAHWQKEGFSFNGVYTGYLGSFDQIELAQNLFNQFGKNALKVVDPCMADNGELYPGFDVPFAHKMGELCAVADIIVPNLTEASFLLDIPYQEKYDEAYIQDVLRKLTDLGCPTAILTGIQFEHGSIGAYAYEKDSDTFTSYFNQEEPRHFHGTGDIWASTFSGGLIQGLSLLKAMTLACDYVKESIHKTLEEENYNTYGVNFEQAMPFLIKSLDNYNKG
- a CDS encoding chromate transporter, whose protein sequence is MMSKKENFSYMKLFFEMMLISAFTFGGGFVIISMMKKKFCEELHWVGEDEVLDMTAIAQSAPGALAVNSAIIFGYHVAGITGVLLSTLAIIIPPIVIITIVCMIYEAFSTNAVAQTALRVMRAGITAIIIDVVIDLGSLVIHARNRIHIFLMSVAFIAVYFFSIGTITIILLFIILGIAMNFLKGEIS
- a CDS encoding chromate transporter, with translation MIFIEMFLTYFQIGLFSFGGGYAAMPLIQSLVVEGKKWLTFSEYSDLVTIAEMTPGPIAVNSATFVGQKIAGMPGAIVCTLGCITPSLLIVLLLAWAYKKYRGLSIVRNILEEVRLAVIAMIAGVGITILLLSCFKIHSLWQITNADIQWVELVLFVVSLILLRKKKVGPVQIIFGTAVIGTFVYTMIL
- a CDS encoding AraC family transcriptional regulator, with amino-acid sequence MDQEIKNLEKKLFTHTENELYYLSHAGSYSKKYELGYSKRKFIKGKEVIEVTTRQLENSPLFIRKDSRYNFMPFHIFTNLNVNYIYSGKCAYFIEDKEIILEEGDICFFDTQVVRAKMKPKFKDIIINIVMSNDYFKSLLTVNTNNTLSTFMNKALYSNESHDNYIIFKTAKNPKIRHLFQYLLIEYYEDNPYKLYSIQNYFSIILLELFNPKNDYLTSTVHFSDQKSNHVFNIVNYLNNNYKTATLTQVAKLFGYHEKYLSNLLKKNYGKTFKEIQIDNKILEVEKYLLNSSLTIEKIAENTGFSNLNILYKYFKDKNGVSPNQFRRNHDK
- a CDS encoding beta-glucoside-specific PTS transporter subunit IIABC, which gives rise to MGKDYSALAADIVKHVGGKENVIDLRHCVTRLRFKLKDESKADTEYLKKREGIVTVVQASGQYQVVIGNHVPDVYAAVVKEGITVGREVEEEEFVVTKGNIFNRLIDVISGIFQPVLGAMAAAGIIKGVVALLKAVWAITPQNSILALLLNAAGDGLYQFLPIILAITAARKFKMSEFTATAIGAALVYPALPAGVAALKKVGITTIFGIPFSLPTAGNYLSTVVPIILAIWFASHIERIVKKHSPDFIKMFLAPFVTIILTVPLSFMIIGPVANILSDLLSQGFTSILSFSPILYGFVMAGMWQILVMFGLHWAIVPLGILQFSQNGWATILVPNAIVAFTQTGVLLAILMKTKESKVKSLGWPALISSVFGITEPSIYGITLPMKTPFIISCIVSAILGGVLQIFNLKNYAMGALGVFAIPGYISPTEGLTPMFILIAMQIVAVLVSFAVQMVIPIPILYGEDKKQNNVEKNETEQKDMETVKGEVFTSPMMGTMVRLKDVPDEVFASGSMGKGVAINPSDGTVVAPIDAEITVVFPTGHAIGMRTKGGAEVLIHIGMDTVSLAGKGFKPFVSVGDKVKAGDKLLEFNLDIIREAKRPVISPIIVTNSAEFSDVEVTDAGNIQINDFLFKTIK
- a CDS encoding family 1 glycosylhydrolase; translated protein: MKNNFPKGFLWGGAIAATQAEGAYDVGGRGLIKLDVTTGGSKEHPRITTYIDKDGKPGEASGHGHHAMIPEGAKYAILDGYYYPNHDGVNFYYRYKEDIKLFAEMGYSIFRLSISWSRIFPNGDELEPNQEGLNFYRQVFEECHKYGIEPLVSIWHFDTPLALEVNYGGWNNRKLIEFYERFARVIFTEYKGLVKYWLTFNEINNTVMMLDMFGGKATKEMYQQGYQQLHYQFVASARAVQVGHEIDPENKIGCMICGITFYPATCDPNDILANEHKWQQGIYYCGDVQVKGEYPSYAKCLWNLHDVKLDITEQDLQELKKGCVDMYTFSYYMSNNVTTHAVSEEDKVKGNFSTGARNEYLEYSDWGWAQDPKGLTYYLEKIYDRYRVPLMVVENGLGALDKVEADGSIHDDYRIDYHRNHIKAMAEAIANGVDLIAYTTWGCIDIVSAGTGEMRKRYGFIYVDKDDEGKGTFNRTPKDSFYWYKKVIASNGDDLD